The nucleotide sequence CCCGTCCCGCACGCCAGGTCCAGACACACCGGCGCCGCCACATCCGGCAGCATCGCCACCAGACGCCGCTTCCACGCCCCGTCCCGTCCCAGCGACAACGCCCGCGTGATAAAATCGTACCGCGGAGCGATCTCCGTGAACATCCGCTCGTTGTACGCGAGCTTGCCCTCCGGAAAATGAATGTAATCGTGCATCCTCAGCGAAAACGTCCTTCTCACGATCCGCTCCCCGTTCTCTCCAGTTGTCCCCTCACGCCCGATGCGCCGGCCGACCTGGCCGCCAACCGCGTCATCAAACCCATCTCCACCGTCAACCCCGGTCCAAACGCCATCGCCGCCACCAGGTCGCCGTCGCCCGCGCCGACGTCCTCCAGTATCTCCTTGAGCACGAACAGCACCGTCGCGCTGCTCATGTTCCCAAACCGCCGCAGCACCGATCGCGAGGGCCCAAGCCCATCCGTCAATCCCAGCGAACTCTCCAGCTTGTCCAGGATCAGCTTCCCGCCCGGATGGATCGCCCAGCGGTCCACCTGGTCCACCGTCCACCCCGCCGCCGCCAGCGTCGGCTCGATCATCGGCCGCACGTTCGCCTCCAGAATCCGCGGCACGTACTGCGACAGCACCATCTCAAAGCCGCGCTCCCCGATCGTCCACGCCATCTCCGATTCGCTGTCCGGTACCAGCGTCGGGGCCAGATGGTCGATCCGCAACGCCGACCGATCCCGCCCCGGCCGCGCCGCGCTCACCACCGCCGCCGCGCCGCCGTCCGCAAAAATGGCGTCCGCCACGATCGCGTCCAGGTGTTCCGCCAACTGAACGTGCAGCGTGCACAACTCCACGCTCAC is from Phycisphaerae bacterium and encodes:
- a CDS encoding type III polyketide synthase is translated as MGVYVHAIECAVPPAGYAQGYIRDNMKRWLGRSPRAVRLIDRVYRESGIETRHSVIRDREAFFCEAADGTAATPSTRERNEMFTAESKPMFVDLARRAMASAGVGPREVTHVVTLSCTGFYSPGPHYHIVQGLGLRPTVQRYHLGFMGCFAAFPALRLARTICQAEPEAVVLAVSVELCTLHVQLAEHLDAIVADAIFADGGAAAVVSAARPGRDRSALRIDHLAPTLVPDSESEMAWTIGERGFEMVLSQYVPRILEANVRPMIEPTLAAAGWTVDQVDRWAIHPGGKLILDKLESSLGLTDGLGPSRSVLRRFGNMSSATVLFVLKEILEDVGAGDGDLVAAMAFGPGLTVEMGLMTRLAARSAGASGVRGQLERTGSGS